Proteins encoded together in one Drosophila albomicans strain 15112-1751.03 chromosome 2R, ASM965048v2, whole genome shotgun sequence window:
- the LOC117575071 gene encoding serine protease gd, whose amino-acid sequence MANGAALQQLLTLTLFGLCLRFAEPQGAPPNPCNSIFTYARRDGRLIGHLNPGSDGVYDVNMRMVFSSRGSESGSVSSMAPYPDKETAFDRIRAGYSAQAFVYFDDYREELPKLIQVQVNGHIICTANKYGPPSSTSTRDLHMAVSGNLAVRPTTATVQRPTTELLPPMPQKQRPKPPVQVQPAPSQFSTGNPFLSKITTRKPVVIVETRKDPTPTETECGVEGFIGLQIGGENVPRGRFPWLAALYHDTNMDPTKIELVYKCVTTLISGRTVITAAHCIYGMTPAQLRVYVGRHDVTLHPERDATLMAVESVRTHPDFVGNLVPDSDVGLLVLTEHVVYNSYVRPICLWTSSTTLGIDESEQTAVAGWGIDSSLKPTRFPTTVNVRPVSREECLREMVTAKDFLTPRTLCAGNSQGHGPCLGDSGGGLMVLRNNRWMVRGIVSLAQRAGNSCDLSRYVIYCDVARHLSWIEQNVVR is encoded by the exons ATGGCAAACGGAGCTGCGCTACAACAGCTGCTGACCCTCACCTTGTTTGGTCTTTGTCTACGCTTTGCAGAGCCCCAGGGTGCACCTCCGAATCCCTGCAACAGCATCTTTACCTACGCACGCAGGGATGGACGCCTGATTGGACATCTCAATCCCGGCTCAGATGGCGTCTACGATGTCAACATGCGAATGGTGTTTAGCTCGAGGGGTTCAGAG TCGGGCAGTGTGAGTTCTATGGCCCCGTATCCGGATAAGGAGACAGCTTTTGATCGCATACGTGCTGGCTACAGTGCACAGGCTTTTGTGTACTTCGATGACTATCGGGAGGAGCTGCCGAAGCTAATACAGGTGCAGGTCAATGGACATATCATTTGCACAGCGAATAAAT ATGGCCCCCCATCGTCGACATCAACTCGTGATCTGCACATGGCTGTGTCTGGCAATTTGGCTGTGCGTCCCACAACAGCTACAGTGCAACGTCCCACAACCGAACTTCTACCTCCAATGCCCCAAAAACAACGTCCCAAACCTCCAGTACAAGTACAGCCTGCTCCCAGTCAATTTTCCACTGGCAATCCGTTCTTGTCCAAAATAACAACGAGGAAACCTGTGGTAATTGTCGAGACACGCAAAGACCCCACACCAACAGAAACAGAGTGCGGAGTGGAGGGATTCATTGGTCTGCAGATTGGCGGCGAGAATGTACCACGTGGACGGTTCCCGTGGCTGGCCGCACTCTATCATGACACCAACATGGATCCCACCAAGATTGAGCTGGTGTACAAGTGTGTGACGACATTGATATCGGGACGCACGGTAATTACGGCGGCACACTGCATTTACGGCATGACGCCGGCTCAGTTGCGCGTGTATGTGGGACGCCACGATGTCACTTTGCATCCGGAACGAGATGCCACACTGATGGCCGTGGAGAGTGTGCGTACACATCCGGATTTTGTGGGCAATCTGGTGCCCGATTCGGATGTGGGTCTCTTGGTGCTAACTGAACATGTGGTCTACAACTCGTATGTGCGTCCCATCTGCCTGTGGACGAGCAGCACCACGCTGGGCATCGATGAGAGCGAACAGACGGCCGTCGCCGGTTGGGGCATCGATAGCTCGCTGAAGCCAACACGTTTCCCCACCACAGTCAATGTGCGACCCGTCTCCCGGGAGGAATGTCTACGCGAAATGGTCACGGCCAAGGACTTCTTAACGCCACGCACGCTCTGCGCCGGCAACAGTCAGGGGCATGGACCGTGTCTTGGGGATTCGGGCGGTGGGTTGATGGTGCTGCGCAACAATCGGTGGATGGTGCGAGGCATCGTCTCGTTGGCTCAGCGTGCCGGCAATAGTTGCGATTTATCGCGCTACGTCATCTACTGCGATGTGGCGAGGCATCTCAGCTGGATTGAGCAGAATGTGGTCAGATAG
- the LOC117575070 gene encoding proclotting enzyme, translating into MSSLLLLYLHLLQVSLLLTLSVGQRLPDNPCPFLFQYVQSGFNSFHGEVTIQLQQGLNHVEVSFTQRDDDRPNAVGSLLPYPDSDTVQSSSRPGKFRLSLSPNGSGLLPKLTGVKLNNATFCKADDYPSPSSFANRFFVIFYDVGGAQTKSPPWFNSVRGDTSFVENKNTGEHLSGERVPQYQSAWLEPAPPFVSSSSTGVQVITPLPPRDSSDVMHKALDKPFVSWVDGPVVSREISWPASTSTQTTTTVAAITPAPPVISTASRFNQRTSFFSCGEEGSTTPFIQRGRAFPRGQYPWLAAIFHKEHFALAFKCGGSLISATMVITAGHCVYKMKEDRVVVSIGRYDLDNYHEDGEQGRDVVRILTHPDYSSLPQTQPDADLALVTLDRPIIFNDIIRPICLWEKATESEVTTEIGTVAGWGRDEMGNSLTRFPRVVEANIANETECARKWKVPRVMERIMCAGNLDGSGPCLGDSGGGLMMKRNNRWLLRGIVSQGERSSIGHCNLNQYVLYCDLSKHDAWIRENLN; encoded by the exons ATGAGCTCGTTGCTGCTCCTCTATCTTCATTTGCTGCAAGtgtcgctgctgttgacaCTTTCCGTTGGCCAACGATTACCGGACAACCCGTGTCCTTTCCTCTTCCAATATGTGCAATCCGGATTTAACAGTTTTCACGGTGAAGTGACGATTCAGTTGCAACAAGGCCTCAATCACGTCGAAGTGAGCTTTACACAACGCGACGATGATAGA CCAAATGCTGTGGGTTCATTGCTGCCATATCCGGATAGTGACACCGTGCAGAGCAGCTCTCGGCCTGGAAAATTTCGTTTAAGTCTTTCGCCAAATGGCAGCGGCTTGTTGCCTAAACTGACGGGCGTCAAGCTGAACAATGCAACGTTCTGCAAAGCCGACGATT ATCCGTCACCCTCCTCTTTTGCCAATCgcttttttgtgattttttacGACGTTGGAGGAGCTCAAACGAAGTCGCCTCCCTGGTTTAATAGCGTGAGAGGAGACACATCCTTTGTGGAGAATAAGAATACGGGAGAGCATCTATCTGGAGAGAGAGTTCCTCAATACCAGAGCGCCTGGCTCGAACCGGCACCCCCTTTTGTCTCTTCTTCCTCGACCGGAGTACAAGTAATTACACCGCTGCCACCTCGAGATTCATCAGATGTAATGCATAAAGCTTTAGATAAGCCATTCGTCAGCTGGGTAGATGGGCCCGTAGTCTCCCGAGAAATTTCCTGGCCAGCTTCGACTtccacacaaacaacaaccacagtgGCAGCCATTACACCTGCTCCTCCAGTGATATCGACAGCGTCGCGTTTTAATCAGCGAACGTCATTCTTTTCTTGCGGCGAGGAAGGCTCAACCACACCTTTTATACAGCGCGGCAGAGCATTTCCCAGGGGTCAGTATCCCTGGCTTGCGGCTATTTTCCACAAGGAACACTTTGCCTTGGCCTTCAAGTGTGGAGGATCCCTTATCTCGGCCACAATGGTCATCACAGCAGGGCATTGCGTCTACAAGATGAAGGAGGATCGCGTCGTGGTTTCCATAGGTCGATATGATCTTGATAATTACCACGAGGATGGCGAACAGGGACGTGATGTTGTGCGCATTCTAACGCATCCGGATTATTCATCTCTACCGCAAACGCAGCCCGATGCAGACTTGGCGTTGGTCACTCTAGATCGCCCTATCAT TTTCAACGACATCATACGTCCGATTTGCCTCTGGGAAAAAGCAACGGAGAGCGAAGTTACCACTGAAATTGGAACTGTTGCCGGCTGGGGAAGAGATGAGATGGGCAACTCGCTGACCCGCTTTCCACGTGTCGTCGAGGCCAATATTGCCAACGAGACGGAATGTGCTCGCAAGTGGAAAGTGCCGCGGGTCATGGAGCGCATCATGTGTGCTGGCAACTTGGATGGCTCTGGTCCTTGTCTTGGCGATTCTGGCGGAGGTTTGATGATGAAGCGCAACAATCGTTGGCTACTTCGGGGTATTGTGTCTCAGGGGGAGCGGAGCTCGATTGGTCATTGCAATCTCAATCAATATGTGCTATATTGCGACTTATCTAAGCATGATGCTTGGATACGCGAGAACTtgaattaa
- the LOC117574202 gene encoding putative serine protease 42 → MKQLLRLPAILGTFLLLTVSETNTQQVPPIACPQYFEYLSYNREFVGRITMQHDPRYQDNVLQVEFSQRGHLGSNYVGSLSLWDDEETVKFNLRNGRPILYRVDFPTPGVLPKLTQLTINDVVVCRATPYPPSSVTLSLSHSLRSNTVPLFSVQPQLPPQFSRPQPQPRPVWQQEQIPEIRQPVPQPAPPLSPPAPPRPAPTVAPRPAPTLPPASRPRPSTGGQSLSQLNDICGREKAITSPLIFHGAQVARGQLPWMVALFERVENGISFFCGGTLISASTVLTAAHCFRFGSRDLPASRAAVSLGRNTLDLVSEGELRQVSTLIIHQEYTPDNFTDADIALLRMSSPVSFGDFIKPICLWNENYRLQLESGHVSYVAGWGADELGNANTRIAKMTDTDIVTESECIRGLKSPESTSRVTDRTICASNKQGAGPCSGDSGGGLMLQEHDVWLLRGVISAGQRLANRCDLTQPVIYTDLARHITWLRQNIWF, encoded by the exons atgaaacagCTACTAAGACTGCCCGCCATTCTGGGGACTTTTTTGCTGTTAACAGTATCtgaaacaaacacacaacaggTGCCGCCTATCGCTTGTCCACAGTACTTTGAGTATTTGTCCTACAATCGGGAGTTCGTGGGTCGTATTACAATGCAACACGATCCACGCTATCAGGATAATGTGCTGCAAGTGGAGTTCTCCCAACGCGGTCACCTGGGATCG AACTACGTTGGCAGCCTGTCACTTTGGGATGACGAGGAGACAGTCAAGTTTAATCTGCGGAATGGACGTCCTATACTTTATCGCGTGGACTTTCCCACACCCGGAGTGTTGCCCAAGCTGACGCAACTGACGATCAacgacgtcgtcgtctgcAGAGCCACGCCTT ATCCTCCAAGCAGTGTAACTTTGTCGCTTTCGCATTCGCTGCGCTCGAACACAGTTCCTTTGTTCAGCGTGCAACCGCAGTTGCCGCCACAATTTTCAAgacctcaacctcaacctcgACCCGTTTGGCAGCAAGAACAAATACCGGAAATTCGTCAGCCAGTGCCACAACCTGCCCCGCCTCTATCACCGCCTGCTCCGCCAAGACCTGCCCCAACTGTTGCTCCCAGACCTGCTCCAACTCTTCCACCTGCTTCTCGTCCTCGACCCTCGACTGGTGGCCAAAGTCTCTCGCAACTGAATGATATTTGTGGTCGGGAGAAGGCGATCACCTCGCCACTGATCTTCCATGGCGCTCAAGTGGCACGTGGTCAGTTGCCTTGGATGGTGGCACTCTTCGAGCGTGTGGAGAACGGCATCTCTTTCTTCTGCGGTGGCACTCTCATCTCTGCCTCGACCGTGCTCACAGCAGCGCATTGCTTCCGCTTTGGCAGCCGCGATCTGCCAGCGAGTCGAGCTGCTGTTTCGCTGGGTCGCAACACACTTGATCTGGTGTCGGAAGGGGAACTGCGACAGGTCTCTACTCTGATTATCCACCAGGAGTACACGCCGGACAACTTCACGGATGCGGATATAGCGCTGTTGCGCATGTCATCGCCAGTGAG CTTTGGCGACTTCATCAAACCGATTTGCCTGTGGAACGAGAATTATCGGTTGCAGCTGGAATCGGGACACGTCTCCTACGTAGCTGGCTGGGGTGCTGATGAGTTGGGCAACGCGAACACACGCATTGCCAAGATGACGGACACGGATATTGTCACCGAATCGGAATGCATACGAGGTCTCAAATCACCTGAGAGCACGAGTCGGGTGACAGACCGAACTATTTGTGCCAGCAACAAGCAGGGAGCGGGTCCCTGTTCAGGGGACTCAGGAGGCGGACTCATGTTGCAGGAACATGATGTGTGGCTGCTGCGTGGCGTCATCTCCGCTGGACAGAGGCTGGCGAATCGTTGTGATCTGACGCAGCCTGTGATCTACACTGATCTGGCCAGGCACATCACTTGGCTGCGCCAGAATATCTGGTTCTAG
- the LOC117574203 gene encoding serine protease gd, whose translation METQLLLLLLFCTLSLNAAQQLPSIPCPQYFNYLSFNGQFIGRLKLYHDPLYEVNNVVVDFSQRGAYQFSYVGSLSLWDDQETTKANIRRGEPINYRVDFPIPDDPPKLTQIKLNNLVLCSGSQYGRPRTAISLTHSLRSSLTPLSFRPQTRPQWQLQPAQQDFFNSTDFFLGTEPQTTTQRSFLQFATQPTIQVQPQPQFQPQPLPEISNSVEPKISLPVSEICGKERAVLTPLIFRGQTLERGQLPWLVGLFERNEEHALQFFCGGTLLSSSTVISAAHCFRSPGRDLQARNTVVSLGRNTIDVISDGELKDVSQLLIHDQYQIADFTKADLVLIRMSTAVTFSDYIVPICLWSESFPLQLASGYKAYVAGWGADENGNVNTQLSKLTDVDIVTEPNCLRELPGRLVQSNTLCAKKSGTGPCASDGGGGLMLRENDVWLLRAVISSGVRKENTCDLSRPTVYTDVAKHIAWVRQNMWQ comes from the exons ATGGAGACGCAACTAttattgctgttattgttttgcacGTTATCGCTAAATGCAGCTCAACAATTGCCGTCTATACCGTGTCCGCAATATTTTAACTATCTCTCATTCAATGGACAGTTTATTGGACGCCTTAAGCTATATCACGATCCACTGTACGAAGTTAATAATGTAGTTGTTGACTTCTCACAGCGCGGAGCTTACCAATTT AGTTATGTGGGCAGCTTATCACTTTGGGATGATCAGGAAACCACGAAGGCAAACATACGCAGAGGTGAACCCATCAACTATCGTGTCGACTTTCCCATACCCGACGATCCACCCAAACTGACACAGATTAAGCTCAACAATCTGGTGCTCTGCAGTGGTTCCCAGT ATGGACGTCCCCGCACTGCGATCTCTTTGACCCACTCGCTGCGTTCTTCACTGACTCCACTTTCATTTAGGCCACAAACAAGACCGCAGTGGCAATTGCAGCCTGCTCAGCAGGACTTCTTCAACAGCACAGATTTCTTTTTAGGCACAgagccacaaacaacaactcaacGTAGTTTTCTACAATTCGCAACACAACCAACGATACAAGtgcaacctcaacctcaattTCAACCTCAACCTTTGCCCGAGATTAGCAATAGTGTGGAGCCGAAGATCTCATTGCCTGTGAGTGAAATTTGTGGCAAGGAAAGAGCTGTCTTAACGCCGCTCATTTTTCGTGGCCAAACGCTGGAACGTGGTCAACTACCTTGGCTGGTGGGTCTCTTCGAACGCAATGAGGAACATGCTCTGCAGTTCTTCTGCGGCGGCACTTTGCTCTCCTCCTCAACTGTGATCTCGGCGGCACATTGCTTCCGCAGTCCTGGACGCGATTTGCAGGCCAGAAACACTGTCGTCTCACTGGGACGGAATACCATCGATGTGATCTCCGACGGTGAACTCAAAGATGTGTCGCAATTGCTCATTCACGATCAGTATCAAATTGCGGACTTTACTAAAGCCGATCTCGTGCTCATACGCATGTCAACGGCTGTGAC TTTCAGTGATTACATTGTGCCCATTTGCTTGTGGAGCGAGAGCTTTCCGCTGCAGCTGGCGTCAGGCTACAAAGCCTATGTTGCCGGCTGGGGAGCGGATGAGAATGGGAATGTAAACACTCAGTTGTCCAAGCTAACCGATGTGGACATTGTCACTGAACCGAACTGTCTGCGTGAGCTGCCAGGTCGCCTAGTGCAATCGAATACGTTGTGTGCCAAGAAATCAGGTACAGGACCTTGTGCCAGCGATGGAGGCGGCGGTTTAATGCTGCGTGAGAACGACGTCTGGCTGTTGAGAGCTGTCATTTCTTCAGGAGTGCGTAAGGAGAACACTTGCGATTTGAGCAGACCGACTGTCTACACCGATGTGGCCAAGCACATTGCCTGGGTGCGTCAGAATATGTGGCAATAA
- the LOC117575072 gene encoding uncharacterized protein LOC117575072, whose protein sequence is MDADANPVDSDFFDTLWPLILNENKCELVSESKEYFVPCKPFDQIHWHGMLSKVGYPGYATPDDLHCCGAAKREEEQNLEAVKEVDAAAEQPTAAALMDYENCGSLGIKPVYKQVKQLRKQRERRQKLAYNFANRKYPWTMQTPSHETGFMLTAELKRNFQCQREMQMLEAIYRYNCKLMLIDCSSEICVEDVKRWIKFRPYVQMLVMVRCPRVERHIQLLNVFHTLLVEESALNTWHQELQCSLRAGLKEARQRELFKNCAEAFVFVFSRYRGICTCDTYKILRSM, encoded by the coding sequence ATGGATGCCGATGCTAATCCCGTGGATAGTGATTTCTTTGATACTCTGTGGCCACTGATACTTAACGAGAATAAGTGTGAGTTGGTTAGTGAATCGAAAGAGTATTTTGTACCTTGTAAGCCATTCGATCAGATACATTGGCATGGGATGTTGAGTAAGGTGGGTTACCCCGGCTATGCGACGCCGGATGATTTGCACTGTTGCGGCGCTGCCAAGCGAGAAGAAGAACAGAATTTGGAGGCTGTCAAGGAAGTTGATGCAGCTGCCGAACAACCAACTGCCGCTGCTCTTATGGATTACGAAAACTGCGGTTCACTGGGCATCAAGCCGGTGTACAAGCAGGTGAAGCAGCTGCGGAAGCAACGCGAACGTCGCCAGAAGTTGGCCTACAACTTTGCCAATCGCAAATATCCGTGGACCATGCAGACGCCTTCGCATGAGACTGGATTTATGCTCACAGCTGAGCTTAAACGCAATTTCCAATGCCAGCGGGAGATGCAAATGCTGGAGGCCATCTATCGTTATAACTGCAAGTTGATGCTGATTGATTGCAGCTCGGAGATCTGTGTGGAAGATGTGAAGCGTTGGATCAAATTTCGTCCCTATGTGCAAATGCTGGTGATGGTTCGCTGTCCACGTGTCGAGCGGCACATTCAGCTGCTGAATGTCTTTCACACACTGTTGGTGGAGGAGAGTGCTCTCAACACTTGGCACCAGGAGTTGCAGTGCTCATTGCGTGCTGGCCTCAAGGAGGCGCGACAGCGAGAGCTCTTCAAGAACTGTGCCGAGgcgtttgtttttgtcttttcaCGTTATCGCGGTATCTGCACTTGCGATACCTACAAAATTTTACGCAGCATGTAA